Proteins encoded together in one uncultured Flavobacterium sp. window:
- a CDS encoding DUF983 domain-containing protein, translating to MSSALTHILSNECPICHKGKVFKDKSIFLTFGLPKMNEYCSHCNYKFQKEPGYFFGAMYVNYGLTVAQGIATYCIAQFFFEKNFDLRIIPIIAVVITLLTSFNLRFSRLAWIYMFKDYTK from the coding sequence ATGTCAAGTGCATTAACTCATATTTTAAGCAACGAATGTCCTATTTGTCATAAAGGAAAAGTATTTAAAGACAAAAGTATTTTTTTGACTTTCGGTCTTCCAAAAATGAACGAATACTGCAGTCATTGCAATTATAAATTTCAAAAAGAACCTGGTTATTTCTTTGGCGCCATGTATGTAAACTACGGATTAACAGTTGCGCAGGGAATTGCCACGTATTGTATTGCACAGTTTTTCTTTGAGAAAAATTTCGATTTAAGAATTATTCCAATCATCGCTGTTGTCATTACTTTACTTACTTCTTTCAATCTCCGATTTTCAAGATTAGCATGGATTTACATGTTTAAGGATTATACGAAATAA